The sequence below is a genomic window from Flavobacterium sediminilitoris.
ATTTCTTTAGCTCTGCTACTGCCGATACCAAATATATAGGTCAAAGCAATAACTCCTCTTTTCTGTTTAGGTATATCTACCCCTGCAATTCTTGCCATAATTATCCTTGTCTTTGTTTAAATCTAGGATTCTTTTTGTTAATCACGTATAATCTTCCTTTTCTACGTACTATAATGCACTCGGCACTTCTCTTTTTTACTGATGCTCTTACTTTCATTTTACTAGCTTTTAGTATCTATATGTAATTCTTGCTTTTGTTAAATCGTAAGGACTCATTTCAAGTTTCACCTTATCTCCTGGTAATAATTTAATATAATGCATTCGCATTTTACCAGAAATATGAGCAATTACAACATGTCCATTTTCTAACTCTACACGGAACATAGCATTTGATAATGCTTCTACGATTGTTCCGTCTTGTTCTATTGCTGATTGTTTTGCCATAAATATTAAGCTACTGCTTTTCTATTTTTACCACTCTTCATCAAGCCATCATAATGCTTATTCAATAAATAAGAGTTTATTTGTTGAATAGTATCAATTGCTACTCCTACCATGATTAATAAAGAAGTTCCTCCATAAAAATAACCCCATGCACCTTGAACATTCAATAAACTAACTACAACAGCAGGAAAAACCGCTATTAAAGCTAAGAATAATGAACCCGGAAAAGTTATTAATGACATAATCTTATCTAAATAATCACCCGTTTCGACTCCTGGTCTAATACCAGGTATAAAGCCTCCACTTCTTTTCAAATCATCAGCCATTTTATTAGTCGGTACAGTAATTGCGGTGTAAAAATACGTAAAAATTATAATTAACAAAGCAAATACTATATTATATACTAATCCAAATGGATCATTAAATTGACCAGCCAATGATTGAGCTGTTTCAGAATCTTTCGCAAGACCCGAAACCGCAGCAGGAATAAACATAATAGCCTGAGCAAAAATAATAGGCATTACACCCGAAGCATTTAACTTCAAAGGTATAAACTGTCTAGAACCCATCATATCTTGTTCAAAATCACCAGAAACAGTTCTCCTTGCATATTGAACAGGAATTTTTCTTACCGCCATAACTAAAAGTATACAGGCAATAATAACCAAAAACCACAAAACTACTTCTAAGACAATCATCATCACTCCTCCATTTGCTTGAGTCGTTCTTGAACTAATTTCTTGAATAAAAGATTGTGGCATTCTTGCAATAATTCCTACCATGATTAATAATGAAATACCATTACCAATACCTTTATCAGTAATTTTTTCACCTAACCACATTGCAAATATTGTTCCTGTTACTAAAATAAGAACAGAAGAGAACAAGAATGAAAAAGAACTAACACCTAATAAAAATGCATCAGCAGGCAGAGTTTTATATAAATTATATATATAACCTGGTCCTTGTACTAATGTAATTAAGATTGTTAGCCATCTAGTAATTTGGTTGATTTTCTTTCTACCACTTTCTCCATCTTTTTGTAGTTTTTGTAAATAAGGAACCGCAATTCCCATTAATTGAACTACAATTGAAGCAGAAATATATGGCATAATACCCAATGCGAATACAGAAGCTTGCGAAAAAGCACCTCCTGTAAATACATTTATTAACCAACCAATACCACCATCAGTTTGGTCAGTAAGATTTCCTAATTTAGTTGCATCAATACCTGGAAGTGTTACTTGTGCACCAAAACGGTACACTAGTAACAACCCTAGGGTTAAAAAAATTCTATTTTTTAACTCTTCTATTTTCCATACATTGATAAATGAATCTATAAATTTCTTCATTGTACTAAAAAGGTTATAAAGTTACAACTTCTCCACCAGCTGCTTCGATAGCGGCCTTTGCAGTAGCTGTAAATTTGTGAGCACTTACTTTAAGTTTAGCTTTTAGCTCACCTCTTCCTAAAATCTTTACTAAGCTATTCTTTGTAGCTAAACGATTATCAATAATTACTGACAAATCTAATGTATCAGTAATCAAACCATTATCTACTAATGATTGAATAGTATCAAGATTTACACCTTGGTATTCAACTCTATTAATATTTTTAAAACCAAACTTAGGTACACGTCTTTGAAGAGGCATTTGCCCTCCTTCAAAACCAATTTTCTTTGAATAACCAGAACGAGATTTTGCTCCTTTGTGACCTCTTGCAGCGGTACCACCTTTACCAGAACCTTCTCCTCTACCTAATCTCTTATTTTGGTTGTGAACTGAACCTTCAGCTGGTTGTAAGTTACTTAAATTCATAACGAATATTATTATTTAGTTTCTTCAACAGAAACTAAGTGTTTAACTTTATTTACCATTCCAAGGACAGCAGGACTTGCGTCATGCTCAACAACTTGTCCTAATTTACGAAGACCTAAAGATTCTAAAGTTCTTTTTTGTGTCTCAGGACAATTGATTTTACTTTTAACTTGTTTTACTAAAATTTTTGCCATTTTCCTTGGATTTTAACTTTTAAATACTTTATCTAGAGAAATTCCTCTTTGTTTAGCAACAGTAACAGCACTTCTCATCTGTAACAAAGCATCAAAAGTAGCTTTAACAACGTTATGAGGATTAGATGAACCTTGAGATTTTGATAATACATCATGTACACCAACTGATTCTAGGACAGCACGCACAGCACCACCAGCAATTACTCCAGTACCATGAGATGCAGGCATTAAAAACACTCTAGCACCACCAAATTTTCCTTTTTGTTCGTGAGGTACAGTAGCACTGTTCAATGGAATTCTCACAAGATTTTTCTTTGCATCTTCTACTGCCTTAGCAATAGCTTCAGAAACATCTTTAGACTTTCCTAATCCATGACCTACAACACCACTTTCATCACCTACTACTACGATAGCAGAGAAACCAAATGCTCTACCACCTTTAGTAACTTTAGTAACACGATTTACACTAACCAAACGATCTTTTAATTCAAGACCACTTGGTTTTACTAGTTCTACATTTTTATATTTTTGATACATAATTTATTAGAATTTAAGTCCTGCTTCTCTAGCACCTTCAGCTAATGATTTAATACGTCCATGATATAAATACCCTCCTCTATCAAAAGAGATGTTCGTAATACCAGCTTTAAGAGCTCTTTCAGCTACTAATTTTCCAACTGCATTTGCAGTTTCTACATTTGTACCTCTAGTTACTTCTTTTTCACGAGAAGATGCAGCAACTAATGTAACACCGTTTACGTCATCTATGACTTGAGCATAGATTTCTTTATTAGATCTAAATACAGACAACCTAGGTTGCGCAGCAGTACCGCTAACAATCTTTCTGATTCTGAATTTTATTCTTTGTCTTCTTTCACTTTTTGTTAATGACATAGTCTTAATTTTTAAGCTGATTTACCTGCTTTTCTTCTTAATACTTCACCTACAAACTTAATACCTTTTCCTTTATATGGTTCAGGCTTACGGAAAGATCTGATTTTTGCAGATACTTGACCTAATAATTGTTTGTCAAATGATGATAATTTCACTATTGGATTTTTACCTTTTTCAGAGATTGTTTCTACAATAACTTCTGGAACAACTTCCAAAACTATGTTGTGTGAAAAACCTACAGCCAAATCAAGTTTTTGTCCTTGATTAGAAGCTCTATAACCTACACCAACTAATTCTAATTGTTTTGTAAAACCTTCTGAAACTCCTATAATCATATTGTTTATAAGAGAACGATAAAGTCCATGTTTCGCTCTTTCATTCTTATGATCTGATGAACGTTCAACGATAACTTGGTTATCTTCTACTTTGACTGTAACATCAGAAAATTCCTGAGAAAGCTCGCCTAATTTTCCTTTAACTGTAATTACAGCATCTTTAACCTCTACGGTTACTCCTGCTGGAATTGCAACTGGATTTTTACCTATTCTTGACATTCTTTCGTCTTTATTATTAATATACGTAACAAATTACTTCTCCACCAACATTAAGCTGTTTAGCTTGCTTACCTGTCATTACTCCTTTAGAAGTTGAAACAATTGCAACACCTAAACCGTTTAATATTCTTGGTAATTTAGTAGAGCCAGCATATTTACGTAAACCTGGTTTACTAATTCTTTGGATATCTTTAATTACTGACTCTTTAGTTTCTTTGTCGTACTTCAGAGCGATTTTAATAGTGCCTTGAACACCACTATCATCAAATTTGTAACTTAAAATATATCCTTGATCAAATAAAATCTTTGTGATTTCTTTTTTCAAGTTAGAAGCAGGAATCTCAACTACTTTGTGATTTGCTCTAACTGCATTTCTAACTCTCGTAAGAAAATCTGCAATAGGATCTGTATACATATGTATGAATTTGCGGTTTTGGTTTTCGCTAGAACTATTCTAGCGAACCTGAAACCAATTAAAATTTTTTATTACCAGCTTGCTTTTTTAACCCCTGGAATTAATCCTTGGTTAGCCATTTCACGGAAAGTAACACGAGAAATACCAAATTGACGCATATAACCTCTTGGTCTTCCTGTTAACTTACAACGATTGTGTAAACGAACTGGAGATGCATTTTTAGGTAATTTTTGTAATGCTTCATAATCTCCAGCTTCTTTCAAAGCTTTTCTTTTTTCAGCATATTTAGTTACTAACGCTTCTCTTTTCGCCTCACGGGCTTTCATTGATTCTTTAGCCATATCTTAATTCTTTTTAAAAGGTAAACCTAATTCCGCTAATAATGATTTTGCTTCTTTATCTGTATTTGCCGAAGTTACAAAAGTAATATCAAAACCAGAAATTTTATTAATTTTATCAATATCAATTTCTGGGAAAATGATTTGCTCTAAAACTCCTAGGTTATAATTACCTCTTCCGTCAAAACCTGTAGACTTAATACCATTGAAGTCTCTTACACGTGGTAATGAAGATGTAATCAATCTGTCTAAGAACTCATACATTCTTTCACCACGTAAAGTTACTTTAGCACCAATAGGCATTCCTTTTCTCAATTTAAAAGATGCAACATCTTTTTTAGAGATTGTAGAAACTGCTTTTTGACCAGTAATTTTCGTCATTTCTTCTACAGCATAATCAACTAATTTCTTATCTGACACAGCTGCACCAACACCGCGGCTTACAACAATTTTTTCAAGTTTAGGAACTTGCATTACATTTTTGTAACCGAACTCTTCTGTAAGAGCAGAGATCACTCTACTCTTATATTCTTCTTTTAATCTAGGTATATAAGCCATTACTATAATACTTGATTAGATTTTTTTGAAAACCTTACTTTCTTATCTCCTTCTTGTTTAAAACCTACCTTAGTAATTGATTTTGATTTTGGATCAATTAATGATAAATTAGAAATATGAATAGGAGCTTCTTTCTTAACGATACCACCTTGAGGGTTTTTCGCACTTGGTTTCGTATGTTTAGAAACCATGTTCACACCTTCAACTACCGCTTTATTTTTGTCACGGATAACGCGTAATACAGCACCTTCAGAACCTTTGTGGTCACCAGCGATTACTTTTACTACGTCTCCAGATTTAATTTTTAGCTTTGTCATCATTTATAGAATTAAAGCACCTCTGGTGCTAATGATACAATTTTCATGAATTGTTTTTCACGAAGTTCTCTGGCAACCGGACCAAAAACACGAGTACCTCTCATTTCACCTGCAGCGTTTAACAATACACATGCGTTATCGTCAAAACGGATGTAAGATCCATCAGCTCTTCTCACTTCTTTTTTAGTACGTACAACAACTGCAGTTGAAACAGCACCCTTTTTCACGTTTCCGTTTGGCGTTGCATCTTTAATAGAAACTACAATTTTATCTCCAACAGAGGCATAACGACGTTTCGTTCCTCCTAAAACACGGATAGTTAAAACTTCTTTAGCTCCCGTGTTATCTGCTACTTTTAATCTTGATTCTTGTTGTACCATAATTATTTCGCTCTTTCAATGATTTCAACTAATCTCCAACATTTAGATTTACTTAAAGGTCTTGTTTCCATGATCTTTACAGTATCTCCAATATTACAGTCGTTTGTTTCGTCGTGTGCAACATATTTTTTAGTTTTCAACACGAACTTACCGTATAAAGGGTGTTTTACTCTTCTTGTTTCAGAAACAACAATAGATTTCTCCATTTTATTGCTAGTAACAACACCAACTCTTTCTTTTCTTAAATTTCTTTTTTCCATCTTTCAGCAGAATACAATTATTGTAACTCTCTTTTAGTTATCTCTGTTGCAACTCTAGCAACAGCTCTTCTAATAGTTCTTATTTGAAGAGGGTTCTCAATTGGAGAAATAGTATGAGCTGTTTTTAAGTCAGCATACGTTCTCTTTAACTCACTAAGTTTTTCTTGTAACTCAGCTGCAGATAGATTTTTTATTTCTGATTGTTTCATAATATTTTTTGATTATGCTTCGAAATCTCTAGCAACAACAAACTTAGTTTTAACTGGAAGTTTTTGTGCAGCAAGACGTAAAGCTTCTTTTGCAACAGAAAGAGGCACTCCTCCAACTTCAAACATGATTCTTCCAGGTTTCACAACTGCAGCCCAATACTCAACTGCACCTTTACCTTTACCCATACGTACTTCAAGTGGTTTCTTTGTAATAGGCTTATCTGGAAATATTTTAATCCATAACTGTCCTTCTCTTTTCATAAAACGAGTAGCAGCAATACGAGCTGCCTCAATTTGACGAGAAGTAATGAAAGTTGAATCTAAAGATTTAATTCCAAACATTCCATTAGAAAGTTCGTGACCTCTTTGAGATACACCTTTCATTTTACCCTTTTGTACCTTACGGTATTTTGTTCTTTTAGGCTGTAACATTTTTCTTTAATTTAAAAAATTACTTTCTTTTGCGTGCATTTGGTTTACCTTTTCCAGATGATCCTGAAGATTTGGATTTTTGTTTATCCATACCTACTAACGGAGAAAGATCTCTCTTACCGTAAACCTCACCTTTCATTATCCATACTTTGATTCCCATTCTACCATAAGTAGTATGAGCTTCAGCTAATGCATAATCGATGTCAGCTCTGAAAGTTGATAATGGAATTCTTCCATCTTTAAAACCTTCTGAACGTGCCATTTCAGCACCATTCAAACGACCTGAAATTAAAACTTTAATTCCTTCAGCATTCATTCTCATTGCAGCAGCAATCGCCATTTTAATAGCTCTTCTATAAGAGATTCTACTTTCAATCTGACGAGCAATACTGTTTGCTACAAGATACGCATCTAATTCAGGTCTCTTGATTTCAAAAATATTGATTTGAATTTCCTTATCAGTAATTTTCTTAAGTTCTTCTTTCAACTTATCTACCTCTTGCCCACCTTTTCCGATAATAATACCAGGTCTAGCAGTAGTGATAGTAACGGTTACAAGTTTTAAAGTTCTCTCGATTATTACTTTTGATACACTCGCTTTTGATAAACGCGCATGGATATATTTTCTGATTTTAAAATCTTCAGCGATTTTATCACCATAATCATTTCCTCCATACCAGTTTGAGTCCCATCCTCTGATGATACCAAGTCTATTTCCAATTGGATTTGTCTTTTGTCCCATACTGTTTATTAATTGCTTTGTGTGTTATTATTTGATCCTAACACGATTGTAACGTGATTAGAACGCTTTCTAATTCTATGTGCACGACCTTGAGGAGCTGGACGAAGTCTTTTTAACATCGCACCACCATCAACTCTAATCTCTTTTACAAATAAGCCTGCTTCTTCTAAACTAGCATCTGCATTTTTCTGTTGATAATTATTTATCGCAGATAATAACAGTTTTTCTAATTTTCTAGAAGCTTCTTTACTATTAAATCTTAATATATTAAGAGCTAATTCTACCTTCTGACCTCTAACTAAATCTGCTACAATGCGCATTTTTCTAGGTGAAGTAGGGCAGTTATTTAACTTAGCAAACGCAACTTGTGTTTTTGCTTCTTTAATCTGCTCTGCTCTTTCTCTTTTACGAACTCCCATAGCTTCTTATTATTTTTTACCTTTATTTTTTGCACCAGCATGACCTCTAAAAGATCTAGTTGGCGAAAATTCTCCTAATTTATGACCTACCATGTTTTCAGTAACGTAAACAGGTACAAATTGACGACCATTATGCACTGCAATAGTTTGCCCAACAAAATCTGGAGTAATCATTGAAGCTCTTGACCAAGTTTTGATAACAGCTTTATTATCTTTCTCTATATTTTCTTGAACTTTTTTCTCTAATTTATAGTGAACATAAGGTCCTTTTTTTAATGAACGTGCCATGTCTATCTAATTATTTCTTTCTACGTTCTACAATATACTTATTACTCGGGTTAACCTTAGAACGAGTTCTATAACCTTTAGCAGGTAAACCTTTTCTCGAACGTGGATGACCTCCTGACGAACGTCCTTCACCACCACCCATTGGATGATCAACAGGGTTCATTGCTACTGGTCTTGTTCTAGGTCTTCTACCTAACCATCTAGATCTACCAGCTTTACCTGACACAACTAATTGATGATCAGAATTTGATACTGCACCAATTGTTGCCGAACAAGTTAACAAGATTAATCTTGTTTCTCCAGAAGGCATTTTAATTGTTGCGTACTTACCATCTCTTGCCATTAACTGAGCAAAAGTTCCTGCAGAACGAGCAATAACAGCTCCTTGACCTGGTCTTAATTCGATACATGAAATCACAGTACCTAGAGGAATTTTACTTAAAGGCAATGCATTTCCAATCTCTGGAGAAGCATCAGCACCAGAAACTACAGTTTGCCCAACTTCTAAACCATTTTGAGCGATGATGTAAGTTTTAGCTCCATCTGCATACGCTAATAATGAAATAAAAGCTGAACGATTTGGATCATATTCAATAGTTTTAACTACAGCTGGAACACCAACTTTAGTTCTTTTAAAGTCTATTATACGATATTTTTGTTTGTGACCACCACCAACATAACGCATGGTCATCTTTCCTTGACTATTTCTACCTCCAGAGTTTTTTTTCGGTGCGATCAATGAACGCTCCGGCTTATCAGTTGTAATAGTGTCAAAGCTATTAACAACTCTAAAACGCTGACCTGGGGTAATAGGTTTTAATTTTCTAACTGACATTTTCTATTAGATATTATTATAAAAATCTATTGTTTCTCCTTCTTGTACTTGAACAACCGCTTTCTTATATGCGTTTGTTTTTCCACTGATCAAACCACTTTTAGTGTATTTTACACTTCTATCCGCTCTATAATTCATAGTATTAACAGCAACAACATTCACACCATACACAGCTTCAACTGCATTTTTGATTTGAATTTTATTTGCTTTTTTATCAACTACAAAACCAAAACGGTTAAAAAGCTCACCATCTTTAGTTATTTTTTCAGTTATAATTGGCTTAATAATGATACTCATAACCTTATTATTTACTTAAATTATCTTCAATTCCAGCTAAAGCACCTTCCAAAACAACTAAACTATTTGCATTTAAAACTGCATAAGTACTTAATTCTGAAGAAGTTACAACCTTAGAGGTTTTTAAATTACGTGACGACAAATATACATTTTTATTTATATCTCCCAACACAAATAAAGATTTTTTATTATCTAATCCTAAAGCTTTCAACACATTAATGAAATTTTTAGTATTTGGAGTTTCAAATGTAAAGTCTTCTAAAACAATCAAACTAGACTCTTTTGCTTTTAATGATAAAGCAGATTTTCTAGCTAATCTTTTCAAGTTTTTATTCAATTTAAATGAATAACTTCTTGGTCTAGGTCCAAAAACAGTACCTCCTCCTTTAAATAAAGGATTCTTAGCACTACCTGCACGAGCAGTTCCTGTTCCTTTTTGTTTCTTAATCTTACGCGTACTTCCAGCAACTTCTGCTCTCTCTTTAGCTTTATGAGTACCTTGCCTTTGATTTGCTAAATACTGCTTAACATCAAGATAAACCGCGTGATTATTTGGTTCGATTGCGAATACTGAATCAGAAAGTTGTACTTTTCTTCCAGTATCTTTTCCGTTAAAATCTAATACTTTTACTTCCATTACTTCTGAATGATTACATAAGAGTTTTTATGCCCTGGCACACATCCTTTAACAACTAAAAGATTTTTGTCAGCAACAACTTTTAAAACTTTAAGATTTTGAATTGTAACATTCTCTCCTCCCGTTCTTCCAGCCATACGCATTCCTTTGAATACTCTAGAAGGATAAGACGATGCACCTACAGAACCCGGCGCTCTTAAACGGTTATGTTGACCATGAGTTGCTTGACCAACACCACCAAATCCGTGACGTTTAACAACCCCTTGAAAACCTTTACCTTTAGACACTCCTTGAACATCTACAAATTCTCCTTCAGTAAATAAATCCACTGTAAGAACTTCACCTAATTTGTGTTCTTCTTCAAAATACTTGAACTCAACAACTCTCTTCTTAGCTACTGTTCCAGCTTTCTTGAAGTGACCTTCTTCTGCTTTAACTGTATGCTTTTCAGTTTTGTCATCGAAACCAAGTTGAAGAGCACTATACCCGTCAACCTCATCGGTTCTGACTTGGGTAACTACACATGGACCAGCTTCAATTACAGTACAAGGAATATTCTTCCCGTTCTCATCAAAGATGCTAGTCATGCCAATTTTTCTTCCGATTAACCCAGACATATAAAACTAATTAATTAATTAAACTCATTTTTTTTACATATAACAACATATATGCACAATCCTCATTTTGAGGGTGCAAATATATAATTATTTTTTAATTCTCGCAAAAATAATTAGTTATGTTTATTTTTAACAAAAAACATAACCTTTTTAATTGAGAGATATTAAAAAAACCGTTGCAATTTTAAATTACAAACGGTTTTTAATATTTATACTGCTAAGCAGTTAAGAAATTATACTTTAATCTCTACTTCAACTCCACTTGGCAATTCCAATTTCATCAAAGCATCAATAGTCTTTGAAGAAGAACTATAGATATCTAACAATCTCTTATACGAACTTAATTCGAATTGTTCTCTTGATTTTTTATTTACGTGAGGAGAACGTAAAACAGTAAAGATTTTTTTATTTGTAGGTAATGGGATAGGCCCAGTAACTACAGCACCTGTACTTTTTACAGTCTTAACGATTTTTTCAGCAGATTTATCTACTAAATTATGATCGTATGATTTTAGTTTTATTCTAATTTTTTGACTCATTTTCTTAAAATTAAGCGTTACCTTTAGCTTTCTTAATAACTTCTTCTGAAATATTAGAAGGAGTTTCAGCATAATGTGAAAATTCCATTGTTGAAGTTGCTCTACCTGAAGATAAAGTTCTTAAAGTAGTAACATATCCAAACATTTCAGATAATGGCACATCAGCTTTAATTGTTTTTGCACCATTTCTATCACCCATGTCATTAACTTGACCTCTACGACGGTTCAAATCTCCAACAATATCACCCATGTTTTCTTCAGGAGTAATAACTTCAATTTTCATGATAGGCTCAAGAATAACAGCTCCAGCAGCTTTCGCCACTTCTTTATACCCTAATTTAGCAGCTAATTCAAAAGATAATGCATCAGAATCCACAGGGTGGAAAGATCCGTCCGTTAAAGTAACTTTTAAACTATCCACAGCATAACCAGCTAATGGTCCAGTCTTCATTGCCTCACGGAAACCTTTCTCAACAGCCGGAATATACTCCTTAGGAACATTTCCTCCTTTTACAGCATTAACAAACTGTAATCCCATTGGAACTTTACCATCCACTTCTTCAGCAGGCTCTAATGTAAATACAATATCTCCAAATTTACCACGACCTCCTGATTGCTTTTTATAAACCTCTCTATGATTAGCCAATCTTGTAAATGCTTCTTTATATTCAACTTGAGGCTCACCTTGATTCACTTCAACCTTAAATTCACGTTTCATACGATCAACTAAGATATCCAAGTGTAGCTCACCCATACCTGAAATAATGGTTTGACCAGAAGCTTCATCTGTTCTAACTGTAAATGTTGGATCTTCTTCAGCTAATTTAGCTAAAGCCATACCCATTTTATCCACGTCAGCTTTTGTTTTAGGCTCAATCGCAATACCGATTACTGGATCAGGGAATTTCATTGACTCAAGAATAATTGGATGTTTTTCATCACACATTGTATCTCCAGTCTTGATATCTTTAAATCCTACAGCAGCTCCAATATCTCCAGCCTCAATATATTCGATTGGATTTTGCTTGTTAGCATGCATTTGATAAATACGCGAAATTCTTTCCTTATTCCCTGAACGTGTGTTCAAAATATAAGAACCAGCATCCAAACGACCCGAATAAGCACGGAAGAAAGCTAAACGACCAACATAAGGATCGGTAGCAATTTTAAATGCAAGAGCAGCAAATGGCTCTTTCGGATCAGGACGACGTAAAATTTTCTTTTGATCTTCTTCTAATAAATCTTGATCATCAGGATGAATACCTTCAATACCTTCTTTATCCATCGGAGAAGGCAAATATTTACACACAGCATCTAACATAAATTGTACTCCTTTATTTTTAAAAGAAGAACCTGCAATCATAGGAATGATAGCCATATCGATAGTAGCAGCACGCAATGCTTTGTTAATTTCATCCTCTGTAATAGAGTTTTCATCCTCCATATACTTATCTAAAAGATTTTCATCATAAGTAGCAATCTCTTCGATAAGAATTGAACGATAATGCTTCACATCATCAACCATATCAGCAGGAATATCAATAATATCAAAAGTAGCCCCTTGTGTTTCATCATGCCATACAATAGCTTGATTTTTCACTAAGTCAACAACTCCTCTAAAATCATTTTCCTCTCCAATTGGCAATGTAATCGCAACCGCATTTGATTTCAACATATCTTTAACTTGATCACAAACAGCTAAAAAGTTAGACCCTTGACGGTCCATCTTATTAACAAACCCCATACGAGGTACTCTATATTGATCAGCAAGTCTCCAGT
It includes:
- the ykgO gene encoding type B 50S ribosomal protein L36, whose amino-acid sequence is MKVRASVKKRSAECIIVRRKGRLYVINKKNPRFKQRQG
- the infA gene encoding translation initiation factor IF-1; the protein is MAKQSAIEQDGTIVEALSNAMFRVELENGHVVIAHISGKMRMHYIKLLPGDKVKLEMSPYDLTKARITYRY
- the secY gene encoding preprotein translocase subunit SecY — translated: MKKFIDSFINVWKIEELKNRIFLTLGLLLVYRFGAQVTLPGIDATKLGNLTDQTDGGIGWLINVFTGGAFSQASVFALGIMPYISASIVVQLMGIAVPYLQKLQKDGESGRKKINQITRWLTILITLVQGPGYIYNLYKTLPADAFLLGVSSFSFLFSSVLILVTGTIFAMWLGEKITDKGIGNGISLLIMVGIIARMPQSFIQEISSRTTQANGGVMMIVLEVVLWFLVIIACILLVMAVRKIPVQYARRTVSGDFEQDMMGSRQFIPLKLNASGVMPIIFAQAIMFIPAAVSGLAKDSETAQSLAGQFNDPFGLVYNIVFALLIIIFTYFYTAITVPTNKMADDLKRSGGFIPGIRPGVETGDYLDKIMSLITFPGSLFLALIAVFPAVVVSLLNVQGAWGYFYGGTSLLIMVGVAIDTIQQINSYLLNKHYDGLMKSGKNRKAVA
- the rplO gene encoding 50S ribosomal protein L15, producing the protein MNLSNLQPAEGSVHNQNKRLGRGEGSGKGGTAARGHKGAKSRSGYSKKIGFEGGQMPLQRRVPKFGFKNINRVEYQGVNLDTIQSLVDNGLITDTLDLSVIIDNRLATKNSLVKILGRGELKAKLKVSAHKFTATAKAAIEAAGGEVVTL
- the rpmD gene encoding 50S ribosomal protein L30 — its product is MAKILVKQVKSKINCPETQKRTLESLGLRKLGQVVEHDASPAVLGMVNKVKHLVSVEETK
- the rpsE gene encoding 30S ribosomal protein S5, which codes for MYQKYKNVELVKPSGLELKDRLVSVNRVTKVTKGGRAFGFSAIVVVGDESGVVGHGLGKSKDVSEAIAKAVEDAKKNLVRIPLNSATVPHEQKGKFGGARVFLMPASHGTGVIAGGAVRAVLESVGVHDVLSKSQGSSNPHNVVKATFDALLQMRSAVTVAKQRGISLDKVFKS
- the rplR gene encoding 50S ribosomal protein L18 yields the protein MSLTKSERRQRIKFRIRKIVSGTAAQPRLSVFRSNKEIYAQVIDDVNGVTLVAASSREKEVTRGTNVETANAVGKLVAERALKAGITNISFDRGGYLYHGRIKSLAEGAREAGLKF
- the rplF gene encoding 50S ribosomal protein L6 translates to MSRIGKNPVAIPAGVTVEVKDAVITVKGKLGELSQEFSDVTVKVEDNQVIVERSSDHKNERAKHGLYRSLINNMIIGVSEGFTKQLELVGVGYRASNQGQKLDLAVGFSHNIVLEVVPEVIVETISEKGKNPIVKLSSFDKQLLGQVSAKIRSFRKPEPYKGKGIKFVGEVLRRKAGKSA
- the rpsH gene encoding 30S ribosomal protein S8; this encodes MYTDPIADFLTRVRNAVRANHKVVEIPASNLKKEITKILFDQGYILSYKFDDSGVQGTIKIALKYDKETKESVIKDIQRISKPGLRKYAGSTKLPRILNGLGVAIVSTSKGVMTGKQAKQLNVGGEVICYVY
- the rpsN gene encoding 30S ribosomal protein S14 is translated as MAKESMKAREAKREALVTKYAEKRKALKEAGDYEALQKLPKNASPVRLHNRCKLTGRPRGYMRQFGISRVTFREMANQGLIPGVKKASW
- the rplE gene encoding 50S ribosomal protein L5, which translates into the protein MAYIPRLKEEYKSRVISALTEEFGYKNVMQVPKLEKIVVSRGVGAAVSDKKLVDYAVEEMTKITGQKAVSTISKKDVASFKLRKGMPIGAKVTLRGERMYEFLDRLITSSLPRVRDFNGIKSTGFDGRGNYNLGVLEQIIFPEIDIDKINKISGFDITFVTSANTDKEAKSLLAELGLPFKKN
- the rplX gene encoding 50S ribosomal protein L24, producing the protein MTKLKIKSGDVVKVIAGDHKGSEGAVLRVIRDKNKAVVEGVNMVSKHTKPSAKNPQGGIVKKEAPIHISNLSLIDPKSKSITKVGFKQEGDKKVRFSKKSNQVL
- the rplN gene encoding 50S ribosomal protein L14, encoding MVQQESRLKVADNTGAKEVLTIRVLGGTKRRYASVGDKIVVSIKDATPNGNVKKGAVSTAVVVRTKKEVRRADGSYIRFDDNACVLLNAAGEMRGTRVFGPVARELREKQFMKIVSLAPEVL
- the rpsQ gene encoding 30S ribosomal protein S17; amino-acid sequence: MEKRNLRKERVGVVTSNKMEKSIVVSETRRVKHPLYGKFVLKTKKYVAHDETNDCNIGDTVKIMETRPLSKSKCWRLVEIIERAK
- the rpmC gene encoding 50S ribosomal protein L29 — encoded protein: MKQSEIKNLSAAELQEKLSELKRTYADLKTAHTISPIENPLQIRTIRRAVARVATEITKRELQ